Proteins encoded in a region of the Oncorhynchus keta strain PuntledgeMale-10-30-2019 chromosome 3, Oket_V2, whole genome shotgun sequence genome:
- the ch25h gene encoding cholesterol 25-hydroxylase-like protein — translation MLLQSLWDLILGYNAWLMSPFFPVLFSLSVYLSFCLPFVVLDLLSPRLAWIRTFKIQQKSHVSWTMMWSCLAHSLYNHVVFLFPLTVLHWYWRPASFIAEAPGTLRLIWDVVACLLLFDFQSFIWHMLHHKVPWLYRTFHKVHHMHTTTFALTTEYSGAWETLSLGFFSSVNPLLLGCHPLTEMLFYVLNIWLSVEDHCGYDLPWSTHRLVPFGLYGGAPHHDMHHLKFKSNYAPYFTHWDRLFGTLRKSSD, via the coding sequence ATGCTTCTACAGAGCCTATGGGATCTCATATTGGGGTATAATGCTTGGCTTATGTCGCCTTTCTTCCCTGTGCTTTTCTCACTCAGTGTCTACCTCTCCTTCTGCCTGCCCTTTGTGGTGCTGGACCTCCTCTCCCCCAGGCTGGCCTGGATCAGGACCTTTAAGATCCAGCAGAAGAGCCATGTCTCCTGGACTATGATGTGGAGCTGCCTGGCTCACTCCCTCTACAACCATGTGGTGTTCCTCTTCCCTCTCACTGTGCTGCACTGGTACTGGAGACCAGCCAGCTTCATAGCCGAAGCCCCCGGGACGCTGCGTCTCATCTGGGACGTGGTCGCCTGCCTCCTGCTCTTCGACTTTCAGTCTTTCATCTGGCATATGCTGCACCACAAGGTGCCCTGGCTGTACCGGACATTCCACAAGGTGCACCACATGCACACAACAACCTTCGCCCTGACCACTGAGTACTCTGGGGCCTGGGAGACCCTGTCTCTGGGATTCTTCTCGTCGGTTAACCCTCTGCTGCTGGGCTGCCACCCCCTGACAGAGATGCTCTTCTATGTACTGAATATCTGGCTTTCTGTGGAGGACCACTGTGGCTATGACCTGCCCTGGTCCACGCATAGACTGGTGCCCTTTGGGCTCTACGGTGGAGCTCCGCACCATGACATGCACCACCTGAAGTTCAAATCCAACTACGCTCCGTACTTCACACACTGGGACAGGCTTTTTGG